GCAGGCCTCCATGATGACCTTCTGGTCAAATGCCAATTTTGTCAAAAGGAACAGTAGATTTAACTCGATCATGCAACCAGAGCCTTTTAGCTGTGTGACGCTGGAAACTGTGCAAAGAAAAGTAGCTGAGGAAATCCAGGTTAGGTAATGGCCCACTTGATTTGGTGTGTATTAGGCAAGCCGTAGAGAACCAACATGAACATTGTGGTGAACACAGCATCGTTGCTTATAGACAGGAAGAAGGTGCCATTTCCTAACTTGTCTTGGATGAGTGAGACCCTGACCGCACATTAACAGTCTGCTTGATGTTTTCATCTTCCCATTGTCTTTACTTCCTCTCTTCCAGATGTTCTCAAACAGTGACGAGGCTGTCATTAACAAGAAGCTTCCCAAAGAGCTGTTACTACGGTGAGTGAAGGTTTTCCCAACATTGATCTTTAGCATTTAACAGAACATGTGTTTAATCAAGAAGGCTCAAGTATGTTTATATGTAGGTTCTAGGTTGAGCATGAACAACGTTATATTTGTTTAAACACAATTAGCACCTCATCTGTGAACATACATTTACCAGGCTAAGCATCCACATCAACTGATAACGGGGCACAAGACTTGATTAGTCCTCTTAAAGACACCACATCTCTGAATGTGTACATTTGTCTTTTTGCGTTGGCAAACAACTTCTGTTTTCTCCTTTCCCTCATGCCCCATACTCCACTCTTCCCTCCCCCATTCTAAAAACTGTTATTAAAAACAGATGCTTGGGGTTGTAAAACATTCAAATCgattaagtaaaaaaaatacaataaaaaaaaagtttgcctCTGAGCAAACAGAAAATGGAGGCCGTAACTCAAGCCTGGGCTTTGCCAGTGAAGCTGCCAGAGCTGAGGCCTGCTGACATGGGGGTGTGCCTGGCCAGTTGCAGAGGGCTGATTTACTGGAGCAGTTGAAGCTGACTTTTGCAACACTTTGCAACACTTTTCACTCTACATCGCAGTATTTGCTGCAGTAACGGTCCTATGTGTGTACCTAACTTTGTCACTAAGGAGATGACAAAGCACTGACACATCTGCATGATAAAACCCTATTATGTTGAGgtaaacacatttgtttatctAATTAACATTCAAACACAGTGGGGTCTGTCATCAGAGTTTACACCACAGTGTTGTCCCAGGCCTGTGTGGGAGAGGCCTTTTACGAAAGAGTGGTGATGTGTAACGGGCTAtccctgtctgtgttccagaaTCTTCTCCTTTCTAGATGTGGTGACACTCTGTCGCTGTGCCCAGGTGTCACGGGTAAGTCTGTttggtttttctgtgtgtgttactcaccGTTGAAGAGACGATTTTAAACTGTAACACTTTAGACCTTTTGTCTCTTCTGCTCTTTCTCAGTCTTGGAATGTCCTCGCTCTGGACGGCAGCAACTGGCAACGAATCGACCTCTTCGACTTTCAGAGAGATATTGAGGTCAGAAAGTCTCCTATTTCTGTCCTGTCTTTTCATCCCCGCATGGTTCTCTCTCTTAACCTCTGACTCCTTCCTTAAAGCTGCAATAGGTAACATTATCCTACAGGtcgagtttgattgacagtggtttcacaaaataaccCAATGAGGAAGGCATGCTTCAAGGAAGGCCCCCTTCGCCAAAGGCGATTGGCTGTCGGAAGTAGTGGGCAGCTCCAATTATAagaaatatacagtaccagtcaaaagtttggacacattttcccgggaaaatgtgtccaaacttttgactggtactgtatattccACTGGCACTAAGCTGTCACTGTTCTGAGCGCTGTTTAGTAACACTATCTGTTAAGTAAATACAGATGGCCATCTATTTACTGTCCCTGTATCCACATGGATCACTTCACAATCCAATTCAAAATCAATCCAATTCCATACACTTTATTTGTCCCTTAGGGGCAACTTGTAAGATCTGAATGGATGTATTCCATTGTGAAATGAGCGCAGACGTGATTGACAGGGATGtgggtgtctggctgtgtgttgaTCTGCAGGGTCGTGTGGTGGAGAACATCTCCAAGAGATGCGGGGGCTTCCTGAGGAAGCTGAGCCTGAGGGGGTGTCTAGGGGTGGGGGACAGTGCTCTGAGGTAAGGGCCCAGGGAAGGGCTAGTGGGCCAGTTCTCTCTTTCACATGCAGGGTAAATAAGTACACCCGACAAACATtcctaatgtgtgtgtttgtgtgtgtgtgtgggggggggggggttctgtttaCTTTTCAACAGAACCTTCTCTCAGAACTGCAGGAATATTGAGCTGCTTAGTCTCAATGGCTGCACCAAGATCACAGACAGGTGTGCACTCAAGTCTGACTCACATTTCAGTACTTATTTGTGTTCTCGTGGCTGTACGCTAACAATATATCTATCTCTGCTCCTTCCAGTACATGTAACAGCCTCAGTAAATTCTGTCCCAAGCTCAAGCACCTGGACCTAGCATCCTGTACCTCAATCaccaacctgtcactcaaaGCCCTCAGGTTAGTGGATGGAATTCATCATACAATTTAacgaacaccccccccccccctcctcccctgacctTATATTATCCTCCTCATTTTGTCTGTTAAatgtttcctgtcacacttgcacacatacacacacataagggGGGTGCTTTACTCCTGTAGCAGATGGCTGCTTTTGTAGAACACGTACACGGTGACCAGGTTAAGTTATTCAGTTATGCATGCTGTTAGTGTGAGACATGCAGCATTACAAGTGACTTGGAGTTTTCCCTCGTCAACTGTTTCATGTTTTCGTTCTCGCTcttcaaccccccctcccccccctccctcctttgccTTCCCCCCCTCCGGTGGCAGTGAGGGCTGCCCCCTATTGGAGCAGCTTAACATCTCCTGGTGTGACCAGGTGACCAAGGATGGCATCCAAGCCCTGGTACGATGCTGTCCCGGACTCAAAGGACTGTTCCTGAAAGGCTGCACACAGGTATGGAGAGAGGACAGTGAGGTGTCTGTTGAGCCTGGAGACTATGGCTGATGCCAGGTCCTAACTCAGTGTGTAGTTTATTGATGAGTCACAGGCAGTCTGAAGAACAGGTGTTGGTGAAGGCATTACTTTGATGCAAATCTTTCATTGAAGTTTAAAATGACTCCAATATCCCTGtcgccctcctcttctccttctccaaacTCATCTGTGCTGCAGTTGGAAGACGAGGCGCTGAAGCACATTGGAGCACACTGTCCAGAGTTGGTCACTCTCAACCTGCAGACGTGTTCAGTGAGTTTCACCTTAATGATGCATTTGGATGGAATTCTATAATTATGTACTGCAAAAGTTTAAAAACATT
Above is a window of Hypomesus transpacificus isolate Combined female chromosome 17, fHypTra1, whole genome shotgun sequence DNA encoding:
- the fbxl20 gene encoding F-box/LRR-repeat protein 20, which produces MGKEVNGVSRSRFEMFSNSDEAVINKKLPKELLLRIFSFLDVVTLCRCAQVSRSWNVLALDGSNWQRIDLFDFQRDIEGRVVENISKRCGGFLRKLSLRGCLGVGDSALRTFSQNCRNIELLSLNGCTKITDSTCNSLSKFCPKLKHLDLASCTSITNLSLKALSEGCPLLEQLNISWCDQVTKDGIQALVRCCPGLKGLFLKGCTQLEDEALKHIGAHCPELVTLNLQTCSQITDEGLITICRGCHRLQSLCVSGCANITDAILHALGQNCPRLRILEVARCSQLTDVGFTTLARNCHELEKMDLEECVQITDGTLIQLSIHCPRLQVLSLSHCELITDDGIRHLGSGPCAHDRLEVIELDNCPLITDASLEHLKSCHSLDRIELYDCQQITRAGIKRLRTHLPNIKVHAYFAPVTPPPSVGGSRQRFCRCCILL